A single Aspergillus chevalieri M1 DNA, chromosome 3, nearly complete sequence DNA region contains:
- a CDS encoding uncharacterized protein (COG:S;~EggNog:ENOG410PS1J;~InterPro:IPR037830) — MQSPPNQPHEQSQPQQQAQGQTHNRNNTINRSNDARPGTPPPPPYSPVTPVFAQLAPVQNGSSGHPIVPPPISSSHSISPASTATPSALPPQDNAQTGSGTGTRPEVATEPPPPVPIGPISESDNPDVIALRSAISILQLQKQQSLRDMRALDRMKKAAAADPERFARELTSGNLKAEDKGGFINLNLSADEDDDDDEEIEGGEGVEGQEDVFSNLGKFPTPQNVVRMPPINWAKYQIVGEPLDKMHAEQLRRPSAGEPLREDLAQRAPEHVLASPYRPLVDKLETPGRATGAGRSRK; from the coding sequence ATGCAATCTCCCCCAAATCAACCACACGAACAatcacaaccacaacagcaaGCACAAGGACAAACACACAACCGCAACAATACCATTAATCGCAGCAACGATGCCCGCCCAGGGACTCCCCCGCCACCCCCATACTCCCCCGTAACACCCGTCTTCGCCCAACTCGCCCCCGTTCAAAACGGCTCATCAGGCCATCCCATCGTTCCTCCACCAATATCTTCTTCCCATTCAATATCGCCAGCATCAACAGCAACCCCCTCAGCCCTCCCTCCACAAGATAATGCGCAAACCGGATCAGGCACAGGAACGCGACCTGAAGTCGCCACCGAGCCACCACCCCCTGTACCTATAGGCCCTATTTCCGAAAGTGATAATCCGGATGTTATCGCATTGCGCTCAGCAATATCTATTCTACAGTTACAAAAGCAGCAGAGCTTGAGGGATATGCGGGCGTTGGATAGGATGAAGAAGGCTGCGGCGGCTGATCCGGAGCGGTTTGCGAGGGAGTTGACGAGCGGGAATCTCAAGGCGGAGGATAAGGGGGGTTTCATCAATTTAAACCTCTCTgctgacgaggatgatgatgacgacgaggaaaTAGAGGGTGGTGAGGGGGTAGAAGGGCAGGAAGATGTCTTTTCGAATCTTGGGAAATTCCCAACGCCACAGAATGTCGTCCGTATGCCACCGATCAACTGGGCCAAGTATCAGATTGTGGGCGAGCCGTTGGATAAAATGCATGCCGAGCAGTTACGGCGTCCATCTGCTGGCGAGCCGTTACGGGAGGATTTGGCGCAGAGAGCACCGGAGCATGTGTTGGCTTCGCCGTATCGGCCGTTGGTAGATAAGTTGGAGACTCCCGGGAGAGCGACGGGGGCTGGCAGGAGCAGGAAGTGA
- a CDS encoding enoyl-CoA hydratase/isomerase family protein (COG:I;~EggNog:ENOG410PHMG;~InterPro:IPR001753,IPR029045;~PFAM:PF00378;~go_function: GO:0003824 - catalytic activity [Evidence IEA]) translates to MSTLFTIPISATGGSIVCSNPTSSNEDKNIYILTFASGKDNRLIPAFIDALLLALDIIEHRYPKGVVVTTSGIQKFYSNGLDLEVAMSTEGFTQKWLWKLFRRFLTYPMPTISLLNGHSFAAGFMLAMYHDYRIQNPSKGFLCINELDFGVPLQAPMMTIFREKLTPATFRDVVLGAKRFPGSEALQRGIVDGVGGLEETVKFIKERGLQTKADTGIYGTMKEEMYRGSLGVLDNDEANLEWREKVEERNDGLREEGRKSVKAWEGKAKL, encoded by the exons ATGTCAACCCTCTTCACAATCCCCATCTCTGCGACAGGAGGCAGCATCGTCTGCTCGAACCCGACCTCCTCGAACGAGGACAAGAACATCTACATCCTCACATTCGCATCGGGGAAGGACAACCGCTTGATTCCCGCGTTTATTGACGCGCTGCTCCTTGCGCTGGATATCATTGAGCACCGGTATCCGAAAGGTGTGGTCGTTACGACGAGCGGAATCCAGAAGTTCTACAGCAATGGATTAGACCTGGAAGTTGCGATGAGCACGGAGGGATTCACACAGAAGTGGCTGTGGAAGCTGTTCCGTCGGTTCTTGAC CTACCCTATGCCAACAATCAGCCTGTTGAACGGACACTCCTTCGCCGCCGGCTTCATGCTAGCCATGTACCACGACTACCGCATCCAAAACCCATCCAAGGGCTTCCTCTGCATCAACGAGCTTGACTTCGGCGTCCCCTTACAAGCCCCAATGATGACTATCTTCCGAGAGAAGCTCACACCCGCGACATTCCGCGACGTCGTCCTGGGTGCGAAGCGATTCCCTGGTTCTGAGGCATTGCAGCGGGGGATTGTTGATGGCGTTGGGGGATTGGAGGAGACGGTGAAGTTCATTAAGGAAAGGGGGTTGCAGACGAAGGCGGATACGGGGATTTATGGGACTATGAAGGAGGAGATGTATCGGGGGTCGTTGGGGGTTTTGGATAATGATGAGGCGAATTTGGAGTGGAGGGAGAAGGTCGAGGAGAGGAATGATGGGttgagggaggaggggaggaagAGTGTTAAGGCATGGGAGGGGAAGGCTAAGTTGTGA
- a CDS encoding uncharacterized protein (COG:S;~EggNog:ENOG410Q1IQ) has translation MATEQPPKQATYYQSSNPITHNPFEQTRQRGDPVPNTTTSTTRRTANSKPSSDESLASLKADQQREQARKQGASDIDLEYGVEQQPAEGNIADAVEHKGTRSSARTQAGAHSGPVGSAFGPGYSGFGQDGDGGQDQMRDLGRKREEHDRVLGDRVGQSPPEPAEASADIRQQKLELDERLNVKDAVREATGDPVVGR, from the coding sequence ATGGCAACAGAACAGCCCCCCAAACAAGCTACCTACTACCAATCCTCCAACCCCATCACCCACAACCCCTTCGAACAAACCCGCCAACGAGGCGACCCTGTCCCGAACACTACCACGAGTACAACCCGCCGCACAGCAAACTCCAAACCCTCAAGCGACGAATCCCTCGCCAGCCTCAAAGCAGACCAGCAGCGCGAACAAGCCCGCAAACAAGGCGCCTCAGACATCGATCTTGAATACGGCGTCGAGCAACAGCCGGCTGAGGGGAATATCGCGGATGCTGTTGAGCATAAGGGCACCCGAAGCAGTGCGCGAACGCAGGCAGGTGCGCATTCAGGTCCTGTCGGAAGCGCTTTTGGGCCTGGGTATTCGGGGTTCGGGCaggatggggatgggggGCAAGATCAGATGAGGGATTtagggaggaagagggaggagCATGATCGTGTGCTGGGGGATCGGGTTGGGCAGAGTCCACCGGAGCCTGCTGAGGCATCGGCGGATATAAGACAGCAGAAATTGGAGTTGGATGAGCGGTTGAATGTGAAGGATGCAGTTAGAGAGGCAACCGGGGATCCGGTGGTCGGGAGATAA
- a CDS encoding transcription initiation factor TFIID subunit 7 family protein (BUSCO:EOG09263U08;~COG:K;~EggNog:ENOG410PNAA;~InterPro:IPR037817,IPR006751;~PFAM:PF04658;~go_component: GO:0005669 - transcription factor TFIID complex [Evidence IEA];~go_process: GO:0006367 - transcription initiation from RNA polymerase II promoter [Evidence IEA]) — MSETPRPSLKLTLGKKKAPEEKSQKTAAPATPSSEPRKLKLKIARKPQENNDEEKTNKKPSKKRPVEAPGLHEPTAAAPSSAGPKRLKLNPSKKPGVQSIRIKNKGLVPNRPTGVGYDSEASDTEADPSIEEQFILRMLPGPDCDYLRKAIEERLFDRSEFCFKPLTREGRRAVIKIRDKQYAAALVDLPCIIEGMKSWDRRGWYKSADICQMLLVLGLVANDKEALEYPLPSEVEQLDEKTLRYPHGLTPPLRWARKRRFRNRVSTRTIEQVEKAVSDLIEQDEASVAPPRYELVDSASLNRAEGLVQSGDYYEDEYYDDEQDAEGEIDEGMPEMGGAMDDLEDALAAEMEAALAAGAEDEMTGAAAAAPSDRGVYEAGTPTVPKPQSPAAESSGDESEMSDGDEGDVPEEEMDEEQLEQQRQFQQRREEIVELEALIRLETVKWEQMMNQILKNKLAKRIQDLKKDLSLRKVAIGEGDDMD, encoded by the coding sequence ATGTCCGAGACTCCTCGACCTTCTCTCAAGCTCACTCtgggcaagaagaaggcgcCGGAGGAAAAGTCTCAAAAAACGGCCGCGCCCGCGACCCCGTCCAGCGAGCCTCGCAAGCTGAAATTGAAGATCGCCCGCAAACCACAAGAGAACAATGACGAAGAGAAGACAAACAAGAAGCCCTCGAAAAAGCGACCAGTGGAAGCACCTGGTCTTCACGAGCCTACGGCCGCAGCTCCGTCCAGCGCGGGACCGAAACGACTGAAGCTGAACCCGTCGAAGAAGCCAGGCGTGCAGTCGATCCGGATAAAAAACAAGGGGCTGGTCCCTAACAGGCCGACTGGTGTTGGGTATGACTCTGAAGCTTCCGATACTGAGGCGGATCCGTCTATCGAGGAACAATTCATCCTACGCATGCTCCCCGGACCCGACTGTGATTATCTACGAAAAGCGATCGAGGAGCGGTTGTTCGACCGGTCCGAGTTTTGTTTCAAACCGCTTACACGAGAAGGACGACGTGCTGTCATAAAAATCCGCGACAAACAGTATGCTGCGGCGCTGGTGGATCTGCCATGCATCATCGAAGGCATGAAGAGTTGGGATAGGAGAGGGTGGTACAAGTCTGCGGATATCTGCCAGATGCTTTTAGTCCTGGGACTAGTAGCCAATGATAAGGAAGCTTTGGAGTATCCGTTACCGTCGGAGGTTGAACAGCTGGATGAGAAAACCCTGCGGTACCCGCACGGACTGACGCCTCCGCTACGTTGGGCGAGAAAGCGACGGTTCCGCAACCGGGTTAGCACACGGACGATCGAACAAGTGGAAAAGGCTGTGAGTGATTTGATCGAACAAGACGAAGCGTCGGTTGCGCCGCCTCGATATGAATTAGTCGACAGCGCGTCGCTTAATCGGGCCGAGGGACTGGTACAGAGCGGAGATTACTACGAGGACGAATACTACGACGATGAACAGGATGCAGAAGGCGAGATTGATGAAGGTATGCCGGAGATGGGAGGTgcaatggatgatcttgaagatGCCCTTGCTGCCGAGATGGAGGCTGCTCTGGCTGCCGGGGCAGAGGACGAAATGACGGGTGCTGCTGCCGCGGCTCCATCAGATAGGGGTGTGTATGAAGCAGGAACACCGACGGTTCCCAAGCCCCAGTCACCAGCGGCAGAGTCATCTGGCGATGAGAGTGAGATGTCAGACGGTGACGAGGGAGATGTGCCCGAAGAGGAAATGGACGAGGAGCAATTAGAGCAACAGCGACAATTCCAGCAACGGCGCGAAGAAATTGTCGAacttgaggctttgatcagGTTGGAGACCGTCAAGTGGGAGCAAATGATGAACCAGATCCTGAAGAACAAGCTGGCCAAGCGGATTCAAGATCTGAAGAAAGACCTGTCCTTGAGGAAGGTGGCGATTGGAGAAGGTGACGATATGGACTAA
- a CDS encoding Bromodomain associated domain protein (COG:S;~EggNog:ENOG410PPW0;~InterPro:IPR009072,IPR006565;~PFAM:PF07524;~go_function: GO:0046982 - protein heterodimerization activity [Evidence IEA]) produces the protein MSAPNLHNALLRPPIIQILRAAGFHATRPSVLDTLTDLVANYLMILSSSAAAHAANAHPGDPIPVLEDIYQALQDAGALRPQLRDWEEDWQEEEDTRGLDAFLSWFSGPTNREIRRIAGFVPSEGDMIDPDSLEKEDFLTALKKKHSKTGEESRYAGTVLGKSAEEHPVIIEGGVPSIREWSQQARSRMPGYRAGSDTSGVSSAPSNLSEAEGMDV, from the coding sequence ATGTCCGCCCCAAACCTCCATAACGCTCTCCTTCGCCCGCCCATCATTCAAATCCTACGCGCTGCTGGCTTCCACGCAACCCGTCCCTCAGTCCTCGACACCCTCACAGACCTCGTCGCAAACTATCTCATGATTCTCTCCTCCTCTGCAGCCGCCCACGCCGCCAACGCACACCCTGGCGACCCGATCCCGGTCCTCGAAGACATCTACCAAGCACTACAAGACGCTGGTGCATTACGCCCCCAGCTACGAGACTGGGAAGAAGACTGgcaagaggaggaggatacACGTGGACTGGACGCGTTCCTGAGCTGGTTCTCGGGTCCGACTAATCGTGAAATTCGACGTATTGCGGGCTTCGTACCCAGCGAGGGCGATATGATTGATCCGGATTCGCTTGAGAAGGAGGACTTTTTGAcggcgttgaagaagaagcataGTAAGACGGGTGAGGAATCGAGATATGCGGGGACTGTGCTGGGGAAGAGTGCTGAGGAACATCCTGTTATCATCGAGGGTGGTGTTCCTAGTATTCGGGAATGGAGTCAGCAGGCACGTTCAAGAATGCCGGGGTACAGGGCTGGGAGTGACACGTCTGGTGTGAGCAGTGCTCCTAGTAATCTGTCTGAAGCTGAGGGGATGGATGTGTGA
- a CDS encoding pH-signaling protein PalC (COG:K;~EggNog:ENOG410PIA6;~InterPro:IPR038499,IPR004328,IPR037505;~PFAM:PF03097;~go_process: GO:0071467 - cellular response to pH [Evidence IEA]), giving the protein MVYGFTLPTTSHLSFQTFLSSSTHPSLPQAASTARHALRVALKAHKHLSRGPQQDSHLTTVLNALNDYLPYLLAISNGLSGSTIGNNTEDVEITLRSELESEWRATLSSTTPSLPIKGKGTSAGRIRGHGIDYEIAFTVMTLGYVLSNMAHSIVVRTLYATKTPTPEQRTAAVQTATKYLLQASAVHISLSTSSSPTGTVPNSVPDLDPATQSALSSLALAEATLLAVLKDDSYVTTCIQARNPNDKDWMVRAPEIPKVRAMLFARLCVRAAEYAEQASAGLGAVEAQGKGGIEDDLLRYARVLGRVARARACRFFGVDAELAGKVGEGIAWLRAAKSALGLRIGPLSVMEGSVKRERGFSRLKREWSERREERKMEKDAGSRDRGEKSELDPGDNAGREEEGRVIEMLETKWVRMNDTINTQLVPPSTDLLTNLPSGRDIHSPPGPYKLPALDEEELVRMRAPPGDDEIGPGSDLDDSDEEAAVDVEAAGDRPAEHESAYY; this is encoded by the exons ATGGTCTACGGCTTCACCCTCCCAACAACCTCACACCTTTCCTTCCAGACATTTCTCTCGTCCAGCACTCATCCTTCATTACCACAAGCTGCCTCAACAGCCCGCCATGCGCTCCGCGTCGCTCTCAAAGCGCATAAACACTTATCCCGCGGCCCGCAACAAGACTCCCACTTGACCACCGTCCTCAACGCCTTGAACGATTACCTGCCATATCTTCTTGCCATTTCGAATGGATTGAGTGGATCCACCATCGGAAACAATAcagaggatgttgagataACTCTCCGCAGCGAGCTCGAGTCCGAATGGCGCGCCACACTGTCCTCCACCACCCCTTCGCTGCCTATCAAGGGCAAAGGCACGAGTGCCGGCCGTATCCGAGGCCATGGGATTGATTACGAGATTGCATTTACAGTAATGACGCTGGGATATGTGCTGAGTAACATGGCGCACTCTATCGTTGTCCGAACGCTATACGCCACGAAGACTCCAACACCCGAGCAACGCACCGCCGCCGTGCAAACAGCTACGAAATACCTTTTACAAGCTAGCGCCGTGCATATTTCCCTCTCCACATCTTCTTCGCCGACTGGCACAGTGCCGAATAGCGTACCGGATCTCGATCCCGCAACGCAATCAGCTCTCTCCTCGCTCGCACTAGCAGAGGCGACACTCCTGGCCGTGCTGAAGGATGATTCCTACGTCACAACATGTATCCAGGCGCGCAATCCCAATGATAAGGACTGGATGGTGCGCGCGCCTGAGATTCCCAAAGTCCGCGCAATGCTCTTTGCGCGATTGTGTGTCCGCGCTGCGGAGTATGCGGAGCAGGCGAGTGCCGGACTAGGTGCGGTGGAGGCACAAGGAAAGGGTGGGATTGAGGATGATCTGCTTCGATATGCACGCGTGCTGGGCCGTGTGGCCCGAGCAAGGGCTTGTCGGTTCTTTGGTGTCGATGCGGAGTTAGCAGGGAAAGTTGGGGAGGGAATTGCCTGGTTACGAGCAGCGAAGAGTGCGTTGGGGCTGAGGATTGGGCCGCTGAGTGTGATGGAGGGCTCGGTGAAGCGGGAGCGAGGGTTTTCCAGATTGAAGAGGGAATGGTCGGAACGGAGGGAAGAGcggaagatggagaaggatgCTGGGAGTCGGGATCGGGGGGAGAAGAGTGAGCTTGATCCCGGTGATAATGCTGGtagggaagaggagggacGAGTTATTGAGATGTTGGAAACGAAATGGGTTAGGATGAATGATACG ATCAACACGCAATTGGTTCCCCCTTCAACAGACCTTCTTACAAACTTGCCCTCCGGCAGAGATATCCATTCTCCTCCTGGTCCATACAAGCTTCCAGCattggatgaagaggagcTTGTGCGGATGCGTGCTCCGCCGGGAGATGACGAGATAGGACCAGGAAGTGATCTGGACGACAGTGACGAGGAGGCTGCTGTTGATGTCGAGGCCGCAGGTGATCGACCTGCTGAGCATGAAAGTGCTTATTATTGA
- a CDS encoding putative NADH-ubiquinone oxidoreductase 12 kda subunit (COG:S;~EggNog:ENOG410PPZ4;~InterPro:IPR039993) produces MPTLESEAFKAKKPTVPPTYDGVDYDDNVAVHNARDAIIREQWVRSMMSRLVGEELGKCYAREGVNHLEKCGVLREKYFELLGERKVRGYLGQEKNYFTEK; encoded by the exons atGCCAACCCTCGAGTCCGAAGCCTTCAAGGCCAAGAAGCCCACCGTCCCGCCGACGTACGACGGCGTCGACTACGACGATAACGTTGCCGTCCACAATGCCCGCGACGCGATTATCCGGGAGCAATGGGTGCGCAGCATGATGTCGCGTCTTGTGGGGGAGGAATTAGGGAAGTGTTATGCTCGTGAGGGGGTGAATCATCTTGAGAAGTGTGGTGTTTTGAGGG AAAAATACTTTGAACTTCTCGGCGAACGCAAGGTTAGGGGTTACCTTGGACAGGAGAAGAACTATTTCACGGAGAAATAA
- the MNN10 gene encoding putative alpha-1,6-mannosyltransferase subunit (CAZy:GT34;~COG:G;~EggNog:ENOG410PHXF;~InterPro:IPR029044,IPR008630;~PFAM:PF05637;~TransMembrane:1 (i129-147o);~go_component: GO:0016021 - integral component of membrane [Evidence IEA];~go_function: GO:0016757 - transferase activity, transferring glycosyl groups [Evidence IEA]), which yields MSRSRSPSPSRSKAGWSTPSLISITSRSDTSSPNSGISTPTLLGSSGISWDTARAKSDDLRRNNSFFFSRSKNSKEVSSLPLFQTEKLDCEGLYVDKDDLGREKFIRSSHGWGRRLLGFLRRLLRRRTLRVLTTLLVLGTIGFLFFWTSVVDSYRRSLLGRGPKFVVIVGSNTEGGVMALKGAREWAIERNSIWIKQQYAKRWGYELEVVNMMAQRRYSHEWREGWEKVDLIRDAMNKHPDAEWFWWLDLNTWIMESSYSLQDHIFSRLDAISYTDINTYNPANIGPPPFSYPPIKKPPVELILSQDCGGFNLGSFFIRRSPWTERLLDIWWDPVVYEQKHTEWEHNEQNALEYFYEKHPWIRHGVAFLPQRFINSFPPGACGDGGDPKIHYQEDDHDFVVNMAGCQFGRDCLDEMKRFSSQDTQLKVQKRCMDSIKGFFRKLFKHGGEQEDCQKAVVTPWPSS from the exons ATGTCTCGCTCGCGCTCACCCTCGCCTTCACGTTCCAAAGCCGGCTGGTCAACGCCCAGTCTGATATCTATAACCTCTCGAAGCGACACTTCCTCCCCGAATAGCGGCATATCTACACCGACTTTGTTAGGGTCCAGTGGAATATCCTGGGACACGGCCAGAGCCAAAAGCGACGACTTACGGCGGAACAAcagcttctttttttcccgGTCGAAGAACAGCAAAGAAGTCTCATCCTTACCGCTGTTTCAGACGGAGAAGCTGGATTGTGAGGGTCTATATGTGGACAAGGATGATCTTGGGCGGGAGAAATTTATACGTAGTTCGCATGGATGGGGCCGGCGGCTGCTTGGGTTTCTTAGGAGATTGTTGCGGAGGAGGACGTTACGGGTGCTGACAACGCTGTTGGTTCTGGGTACTATAGggttcttgttcttttggaCGT CTGTTGTCGACAGCTATCGGCGGTCACTTCTCGGCAGAGGACCTAAATTTGTCGTAATCGTTGGATCGAACACTGAAGGGGGTGTTATGGCGTTGAAAGGTGCACGCGAATGGGCGATTGAGCGCAACAGTATCTGGATTAAACAGCAATACGCAAAGCGATGGGGGTACGAGTTGGAGGTTGTCAATATGATGGCTCAGAGGCGCTATTCGCATGAATGGCGAGAGGGTTGGGAAAAGGTTGATCTCATTCGCGATGCTATGAACAAACATCCGGATGCGGAGTG GTTCTGGTGGCTGGACCTGAACACATGGATCATGGAGTCCTCATACTCGTTGCAAGACCACATATTCAGCCGGCTGGACGCTATTTCCTACACCGATATCAATACCTACAATCCTGCCAACATCGGCCCTCCTCCATTCTCATATCCGCCAATCAAGAAACCCCCAGTCGAGTTGATACTGTCCCAGGATTGCGGAGGGTTCAATCTGGGGTCCTTCTTCATTCGACGTTCCCCATGGACAGAACGCTTGCTAGACATCTGGTGGGATCCTGTTGTCTACGAGCAAAAGCACACAGAATGGGAGCACAATGAGCAGAATGCGTTGGAATATTTTTACGAAAAGCACCCGTGGATCCGTCACGGCGTTGCATTCCTACCCCAGCGGTTTATCAATTCGTTTCCTCCCGGTGCTtgcggtgatggtggtgatccCAAAATTCACTATCAGGAGGATGATCATGATTTTGTGGTTAATATGGCAGGGTGTCAATTCGGTCGTGACTGTCTGGACGAGATGAAACGATTCAGTAGTCAAGACACTCAACTTAAAGTCCAAAAGCGCTGTATGGATAGCATAAAGGGTTTTTTCCGCAAGCTATTCAAGCACGGCGGGGAGCAGGAAGACTGTCAAAAAGCCGTGGTGACGCCGTGGCCGTCATCCTGA